From a region of the Citricoccus muralis genome:
- a CDS encoding gluconeogenesis factor YvcK family protein yields MSSHFTGQLPLAPSSVPAPGQPAGTYDPTLRVTALGGGHGLSATLRALRLIAGEITAVVTVADDGGSSGRIRREMDVLPPGDLRMALAALCDDTDWGRTWRDVMQHRFTSKEGTEATLDNHSLGNLLIVALWELLGDPVGGLRWAGALLGARGQVLPMSTVPLTISGAVLSENEKGELVRRTVTGQSSLAAAGKNTRVSHIRLEPENAPACEESMEAIELSDWIVLGPGSWYTSVLPHLLLPELREALVRTPARKALVMNLTTDTAETSGMNAADHLEVIHHYAPDLRLDVVIADQDAVQDAQGFVDAAERLGAVVLFSKVGAGSGTPIHDPLRLALAFQEAFKGS; encoded by the coding sequence ATGAGCAGCCATTTCACGGGCCAGTTGCCCCTGGCACCCAGTTCCGTTCCGGCGCCGGGCCAGCCGGCCGGCACGTACGATCCGACCCTGCGCGTCACCGCGCTCGGCGGCGGCCATGGGCTGTCCGCCACGCTGCGGGCCCTGCGGCTCATCGCCGGGGAGATCACGGCCGTGGTCACGGTGGCTGACGACGGCGGATCCTCGGGCCGCATCCGCCGGGAGATGGACGTGCTGCCGCCCGGTGACCTGCGGATGGCCCTGGCCGCCCTGTGTGATGACACGGACTGGGGGCGGACCTGGCGCGATGTCATGCAGCACCGGTTCACGTCCAAGGAGGGCACCGAGGCCACGCTGGACAACCACTCCCTGGGCAACCTGTTGATCGTGGCCCTGTGGGAGCTGCTCGGCGACCCAGTGGGCGGACTGCGCTGGGCCGGGGCCCTGTTGGGTGCCCGCGGCCAGGTGCTGCCCATGTCCACCGTGCCGCTGACGATCTCCGGTGCCGTGCTGTCCGAGAACGAGAAGGGCGAGCTGGTCCGGCGGACCGTGACGGGCCAGTCCTCTCTGGCCGCCGCCGGGAAGAACACCAGGGTCTCCCACATCCGGCTCGAACCGGAGAATGCCCCGGCCTGTGAGGAATCCATGGAGGCCATCGAGCTCTCCGACTGGATCGTCCTCGGCCCCGGCTCCTGGTACACCTCCGTCCTGCCGCACCTGCTGCTTCCTGAGCTGCGCGAGGCCCTGGTCCGCACCCCGGCCCGGAAGGCGCTCGTGATGAATCTCACCACGGACACCGCGGAAACCTCCGGCATGAACGCGGCGGACCACCTGGAGGTCATCCACCACTACGCGCCCGATCTGCGGTTGGACGTCGTCATAGCAGACCAGGACGCCGTCCAGGACGCCCAGGGCTTCGTGGATGCGGCCGAGCGTCTGGGGGCCGTGGTCCTGTTTAGTAAGGTTGGTGCCGGTTCGGGGACCCCGATCCATGACCCACTGCGTCTGGCCTTGGCCTTCCAGGAGGCCTTCAAGGGCTCCTGA
- a CDS encoding GntR family transcriptional regulator: MAARGASGQPKDPSHPKDPAQPKDSTAGAPPAKSPATPVPAWLVTALSINTGSTVPPYEQVRTGLLDLIHRNRLPVGSKLPTVRALASALGVAANTVARAYKELEQAAVVTARPRLGTVVAQGNDTAESQLAAAAVAYAQVARTLGYGPREATRQLEAVFPAS; this comes from the coding sequence ATGGCGGCACGGGGCGCATCAGGCCAACCGAAGGATCCGTCGCACCCGAAGGACCCGGCGCAACCGAAGGATTCAACGGCAGGCGCACCCCCGGCGAAGTCCCCCGCCACACCGGTCCCCGCGTGGTTGGTCACCGCCCTGTCCATCAACACCGGCTCCACCGTCCCGCCCTATGAACAGGTACGGACCGGACTCCTCGACCTCATCCACCGCAACCGGCTTCCGGTCGGCAGCAAGCTGCCCACGGTGCGCGCACTGGCCTCGGCTCTGGGCGTCGCCGCGAACACGGTGGCCCGCGCGTACAAGGAACTGGAGCAGGCCGCCGTCGTGACCGCCCGGCCCCGACTGGGAACCGTGGTGGCGCAGGGCAATGACACGGCGGAGTCCCAACTCGCTGCCGCGGCGGTCGCCTATGCCCAGGTCGCCCGTACCCTCGGGTACGGTCCGCGTGAAGCCACGCGGCAACTGGAGGCCGTCTTTCCCGCCTCCTGA
- a CDS encoding MBL fold metallo-hydrolase, whose amino-acid sequence MPSSTSPIRLLHDLPRVTVRQRSVSDMANNVYVLTSKTSGTQVLIDAADDAVAVSELLQSAKDDTPCELKLAVIITTHQHWDHIRALAEVVESTGVPTAAGVDDADAIERETGVPAKVLLNHGDTATFDGISLAVVGLRGHTPGSVALVYEPEDGPPLCFSGDSLFPGGVGNTQQDPDRFDSLFTDVVERLFEQYPDDMIVHPGHGDATTLGTERPHLGDWRARCW is encoded by the coding sequence ATGCCTTCATCCACCTCCCCCATCCGGCTGCTCCACGATCTGCCCCGGGTGACGGTCCGCCAGCGGTCGGTCTCCGACATGGCGAACAACGTGTACGTCCTCACCTCGAAGACGTCCGGGACCCAGGTGCTGATCGATGCTGCGGACGATGCCGTCGCCGTCAGTGAGCTGCTGCAGTCGGCGAAGGACGACACCCCCTGTGAGCTCAAGCTGGCCGTGATCATCACGACCCACCAGCACTGGGACCATATTCGGGCCCTGGCCGAAGTCGTGGAGTCGACGGGGGTTCCGACCGCGGCCGGCGTGGACGATGCCGACGCCATCGAGCGGGAGACCGGCGTGCCCGCGAAGGTCCTGCTGAACCACGGCGATACGGCGACGTTCGACGGGATCTCGCTGGCCGTCGTCGGGCTCCGGGGGCACACCCCGGGCTCCGTGGCGCTGGTCTACGAGCCGGAGGACGGCCCGCCGCTCTGCTTCTCGGGCGACAGCCTGTTCCCCGGGGGCGTGGGGAACACGCAGCAGGACCCGGACCGCTTCGACTCGCTGTTCACGGACGTGGTGGAGCGGCTGTTCGAGCAGTATCCGGATGACATGATCGTCCATCCCGGTCACGGCGACGCGACTACCCTCGGCACGGAACGCCCCCACCTCGGGGACTGGCGCGCACGCTGCTGGTAG
- the uvrC gene encoding excinuclease ABC subunit UvrC, with amino-acid sequence MADPASYRPRTGEVPTSPGVYRFRDPDGRVIYVGKAKNLRSRLASYFQDPNGLHPKTRAMVFTAASVEWTVVGSELEALQLEYTWIKQYTPRFNIMYRDDKSYPYLAVTMNEKYPRVQVMRGDKRKGVKYFGPFHPAKAIRETVDLMLRVFPVRTCSSGVFRRAELSGRPCLMGYIDKCAAPCVDRISQAGHRQLAQDFCDFMAGDAQKYIRRLETQMKEAVADLRYEDAARRRDDIAALKRVFERNAVVLSESTEADIFAFADDELEAAVQVFHVRDGRIRGQRGWVVEKVEDVSGSTMVEQLLEQVYGSLEDTSRIPREVLVPELPENADQVAALLSGMRGAQVSLRVPQRGDKRSLMETVKENAVLALRVHKTRRSGDLTTRSAALRELQDALELPEPLLRIECYDISHVSGTNVVGSMVVVEDGMPKKADYRKFSVTGDAARDDTAAMRNVLTRRFRHYLEDQERSGTFATGEIALEPDPAMPADQVGPGGVAESPAGAPADGPSSRRFAYPPSLVVVDGGPPQVASAVQALADLGITDLPVVGLAKRLEELWLPGEEFPLVLPRASQGLYMLQRIRDESHRFAITFHREKRGKSMVSSALDGIEGLGPAKQKVLLKHFGSVKRIRAATVDQLQEARGIGPALAATVHAALHPDSPVTSETAGEAAADRVTQGVNLTTGEILD; translated from the coding sequence ATGGCTGATCCGGCCAGCTACCGCCCGAGGACCGGCGAGGTGCCCACCTCGCCGGGGGTATACCGCTTCCGCGACCCGGACGGGCGCGTCATCTACGTGGGCAAGGCCAAGAACCTGCGGTCCCGCCTGGCCTCCTACTTCCAGGACCCCAACGGGCTGCATCCCAAGACCCGGGCGATGGTGTTCACCGCCGCCTCGGTGGAGTGGACCGTGGTCGGCTCGGAGCTGGAGGCCCTGCAGCTCGAGTACACGTGGATCAAGCAGTACACGCCGCGGTTCAACATCATGTACCGGGATGACAAGTCCTACCCGTACCTCGCCGTGACGATGAACGAGAAGTACCCGCGGGTCCAAGTCATGCGCGGGGACAAGCGCAAGGGCGTGAAGTACTTCGGACCCTTCCACCCGGCCAAGGCCATCCGCGAGACCGTGGACCTGATGCTCCGCGTCTTCCCGGTCCGCACCTGCTCCTCTGGCGTCTTCCGCCGGGCCGAGCTCTCGGGCCGGCCCTGCCTGATGGGCTACATCGACAAGTGTGCCGCCCCGTGCGTGGACCGGATCAGCCAAGCAGGGCACCGGCAGCTCGCGCAGGACTTCTGCGACTTCATGGCCGGGGACGCCCAGAAGTACATCCGCCGGCTCGAGACCCAGATGAAGGAGGCCGTGGCAGACCTTCGCTACGAGGACGCCGCGCGGCGCCGGGACGACATCGCGGCCTTGAAACGGGTGTTCGAGCGCAATGCCGTGGTCCTCTCGGAGTCCACGGAGGCGGACATCTTCGCCTTCGCCGACGACGAGCTCGAGGCTGCCGTCCAGGTGTTCCACGTCCGGGACGGGCGCATCCGCGGTCAGCGCGGCTGGGTGGTCGAGAAGGTCGAGGACGTCTCGGGTTCCACCATGGTGGAGCAGCTGCTCGAGCAGGTCTACGGCTCGCTCGAGGACACCAGCCGCATCCCGCGTGAGGTCCTCGTGCCCGAGCTGCCGGAGAACGCCGACCAGGTGGCCGCCCTGCTGTCCGGCATGCGGGGCGCCCAGGTGAGCCTGCGGGTGCCTCAGCGCGGTGACAAGAGGTCCCTGATGGAGACCGTCAAGGAGAACGCCGTGCTCGCCCTGCGGGTGCACAAGACGCGCCGCTCCGGAGACCTGACCACACGCTCCGCCGCCCTGCGTGAGCTCCAGGACGCCCTTGAACTGCCCGAGCCGTTGCTGCGGATCGAATGCTATGACATCTCCCACGTCTCCGGGACCAACGTGGTCGGCTCCATGGTGGTGGTCGAGGACGGGATGCCGAAGAAGGCCGACTACCGCAAGTTCAGCGTGACGGGGGACGCCGCCCGGGATGACACCGCCGCCATGCGCAACGTCCTGACCCGCCGGTTCCGCCACTACCTGGAGGACCAGGAGCGCAGTGGCACTTTCGCCACCGGGGAGATCGCCCTGGAGCCGGATCCGGCGATGCCGGCTGATCAGGTGGGTCCCGGCGGTGTGGCCGAGAGTCCGGCCGGGGCGCCCGCGGACGGCCCGTCCTCGCGCCGTTTCGCCTACCCGCCCTCCCTCGTGGTGGTCGACGGCGGCCCCCCACAGGTGGCCTCGGCCGTCCAGGCCCTGGCGGACCTGGGGATCACCGACCTGCCCGTGGTCGGCCTTGCCAAGCGGCTCGAGGAGCTGTGGCTGCCGGGCGAGGAATTCCCGCTCGTGCTCCCGCGTGCCTCCCAAGGGCTCTACATGCTGCAGCGGATCCGTGACGAGTCCCACCGCTTCGCCATCACCTTCCACCGGGAGAAGCGTGGCAAGTCCATGGTGTCCTCTGCCCTGGACGGCATCGAGGGCCTGGGCCCGGCCAAGCAGAAGGTCCTTCTCAAGCACTTCGGCTCGGTCAAGCGCATCCGTGCCGCCACTGTGGATCAGCTGCAGGAGGCCCGGGGCATCGGCCCGGCCCTGGCCGCCACTGTCCATGCGGCGCTGCACCCGGATTCCCCCGTGACCAGCGAGACTGCCGGCGAGGCTGCAGCCGACCGGGTGACGCAGGGCGTCAACCTCACCACTGGGGAGATCTTGGACTGA
- a CDS encoding HAD hydrolase-like protein has translation MTAPDTAILFDLDGTLVDPAGAITGGIATALERHGLPVPGPDRLASLVGPPLQESLASLEGVTAENLPSVIRDYRAGYLSHGMAASTVYPGVREALENLGADHRLVVATSKPRLLARQLLRVQGLDHLFAAVCGSNDDETAPLPPHGTKVQAMAEALAAVGHPERAVMVGDRHFDLAGAARHGIPGIGVLWGFGSRSELEAAGATVLCEDAGDLPAHCRALVTAARI, from the coding sequence GTGACCGCGCCTGACACCGCGATCCTGTTCGACCTGGACGGCACGCTGGTGGACCCAGCGGGGGCCATCACCGGAGGCATCGCCACCGCCCTGGAGCGGCACGGCCTGCCCGTGCCCGGCCCGGACCGGCTCGCGTCCCTCGTGGGGCCGCCGTTGCAGGAGAGTCTGGCGTCCCTCGAGGGTGTCACCGCGGAGAACCTGCCCTCGGTGATCCGGGACTATCGGGCCGGCTACCTGAGCCACGGGATGGCGGCCAGCACCGTCTACCCCGGTGTCCGCGAGGCCCTCGAGAACCTGGGGGCGGACCACCGGCTGGTCGTCGCGACCTCCAAGCCCCGGTTGCTCGCGCGCCAGCTGCTGCGCGTCCAGGGACTCGACCACCTCTTCGCGGCGGTCTGCGGGTCGAACGACGACGAGACCGCACCGCTGCCGCCGCACGGCACCAAGGTGCAGGCGATGGCCGAGGCGCTGGCCGCCGTCGGGCATCCGGAGCGGGCCGTGATGGTGGGGGACCGGCACTTCGACCTGGCCGGGGCAGCCCGCCACGGGATCCCGGGGATCGGGGTGCTCTGGGGCTTCGGCAGCCGGAGCGAGCTGGAGGCAGCCGGGGCCACGGTCCTGTGTGAGGACGCGGGCGACCTGCCGGCGCACTGCCGAGCACTGGTGACCGCGGCCCGGATCTGA
- the uvrA gene encoding excinuclease ABC subunit UvrA has protein sequence MNPDSDTVPATSASSTSRNSRGLASGPASGVHRHDPDRIVVKGAREHNLKNVDLDIPRDALVVFTGLSGSGKSSLAFDTIFAEGQRRYVESLSSYARMFLGRVDKPSVDFIEGLSPAVSIDQKSTNRNPRSTVGTITEVYDYMRLLWARIGIPHCPECGEPASRQSPQQIVDQLGELPAKTRFQVLAPVARGRKGEFVDVFTDLATQGFSRAIVDGELIQLSDPPKLKKQVKHTIAVVVDRLAMKDGIRQRLTDSVETALNLADGLVVIDFVDVDAAVDPAKANAGEWDAFDAEGTPKFRSFSEKLSCPNGHQLTIDEIEPRSFSFNNPFGACTVCTGIGTKLEVDEDLVVPDQDKTLLEGAIAPWSIGKSTSEYWQRLLSGLASEVGFGMDVPWKDLPAAARKAVLHGKDFKVEVSYRNRFGRERRYTTGFEGVIDYIHRKHLETESDHARDRYESYMRQIPCAACNGTRLNPTSLSVTVGGKSISETTVLPMQDAIDFFEQLELSERDVQIADQVLKEILARLHFMLDVGLNYLNLERPAGTLSGGEAQRIRLATQIGSGLVGVLYVLDEPSIGLHQRDNRRLIETLLRLRDLGNTLIVVEHDEDTIAEADWIVDIGPRAGEHGGEVVHSGSLEGLKANERSLTGDYLAGRREIALPEQRRPLDKNRKITVVGARENNLKDVTVDFPLGVLTAVTGVSGSGKSTLVNEILYKVLANQLNHAKHVPGRHKRVNGLDQLDKVVHVDQSPIGRTPRSNPATYTGVFDTIRKLFADTQEAKVRGYQPGRFSFNIKGGRCEACSGDGTLKIEMNFLPDVYVPCEVCHGARYNRETLEVHYKGKNIAEVLQMPIDEAADFFSAYTKISRYLNTLVDVGLGYVKLGQPATTLSGGEAQRVKLAAELQKRSNGRTIYVLDEPTTGLHFEDIRKLLGVLQSLVEKGNTVITIEHNLDVIKSADHVIDLGPEGGSGGGSIVATGTPEQVARIGASHTGQYLERIL, from the coding sequence ATGAATCCCGACTCCGATACGGTTCCCGCCACGTCCGCGTCCTCCACATCCCGCAACTCCCGCGGTCTCGCCTCCGGCCCCGCAAGTGGGGTGCACCGCCATGATCCTGACCGGATCGTGGTCAAGGGTGCCCGCGAGCACAACCTGAAGAACGTGGACCTGGACATTCCGCGCGATGCGCTGGTCGTCTTCACCGGACTCTCCGGTTCGGGCAAGTCCTCCCTCGCCTTCGACACGATCTTCGCGGAGGGCCAGCGCCGCTACGTGGAATCGCTGTCCTCCTATGCGCGCATGTTCCTCGGCCGCGTGGACAAGCCCTCGGTCGACTTCATCGAGGGCCTGTCCCCGGCGGTCTCGATCGACCAGAAGTCCACGAACCGCAACCCGCGCTCCACGGTCGGGACCATCACCGAGGTCTACGACTACATGCGCCTGCTGTGGGCACGAATCGGCATCCCGCACTGCCCCGAGTGCGGCGAGCCGGCCAGTCGGCAGTCGCCGCAGCAGATTGTGGATCAGCTCGGCGAGCTGCCCGCCAAGACCCGCTTTCAGGTGCTCGCCCCCGTGGCCCGGGGCCGCAAGGGCGAATTCGTGGACGTCTTCACCGATCTCGCGACCCAGGGCTTCTCCCGGGCGATCGTGGACGGTGAACTCATCCAGCTGTCCGATCCACCGAAGCTGAAGAAGCAGGTCAAGCACACCATCGCCGTGGTGGTGGACCGCCTGGCCATGAAGGACGGCATCCGTCAGCGGCTCACCGACTCGGTGGAGACCGCCCTGAACCTGGCCGACGGCCTCGTGGTCATCGACTTCGTGGACGTGGACGCAGCCGTGGACCCGGCCAAGGCCAATGCGGGCGAATGGGACGCCTTCGATGCGGAGGGGACGCCCAAGTTCCGCTCGTTCTCGGAGAAGCTGTCCTGCCCCAACGGCCACCAGCTGACCATCGACGAGATCGAGCCCCGCTCCTTCTCCTTCAACAACCCTTTCGGCGCATGCACGGTCTGCACCGGTATCGGCACCAAGCTGGAGGTGGACGAAGACCTCGTGGTCCCGGACCAGGACAAGACCCTCCTGGAGGGGGCCATCGCCCCCTGGTCGATCGGCAAGTCGACTTCTGAATACTGGCAGCGGCTGCTCTCCGGCCTGGCCAGCGAGGTCGGCTTCGGAATGGACGTGCCCTGGAAGGACCTGCCGGCCGCTGCCCGCAAAGCCGTCCTGCACGGCAAGGACTTCAAGGTCGAGGTGTCCTATCGGAACCGCTTCGGCCGCGAACGCCGGTACACCACCGGCTTCGAGGGGGTCATCGACTACATCCACCGTAAGCACCTCGAGACCGAGTCCGACCATGCCCGGGACCGCTACGAGTCCTACATGCGCCAGATCCCCTGTGCGGCCTGTAACGGAACCCGCCTGAACCCGACCTCACTGTCCGTGACCGTCGGCGGGAAGTCCATCTCGGAGACCACGGTCCTGCCGATGCAGGACGCCATCGACTTCTTCGAGCAGCTCGAGCTGTCCGAACGGGACGTGCAGATCGCGGACCAGGTCCTCAAGGAGATCCTGGCCCGCCTGCACTTCATGCTGGACGTGGGCCTCAACTACCTGAACCTGGAGCGGCCGGCCGGAACGCTGTCCGGCGGCGAGGCCCAGCGCATCCGCCTGGCCACGCAGATCGGCTCCGGACTCGTCGGGGTGCTCTACGTCCTGGACGAGCCGTCCATCGGCCTGCACCAGCGGGACAACCGGCGGTTGATCGAGACGCTGCTGCGGCTCCGGGACCTCGGCAACACCCTGATCGTGGTGGAGCATGACGAGGACACGATCGCTGAGGCCGACTGGATCGTGGACATCGGCCCCCGGGCCGGTGAGCACGGCGGTGAGGTGGTCCACTCCGGCTCTCTCGAGGGCCTGAAGGCGAACGAACGCTCCCTGACCGGTGACTACCTGGCCGGGCGGCGCGAGATCGCCCTGCCGGAGCAGCGCCGTCCGCTGGACAAGAACCGGAAGATCACGGTGGTCGGGGCGCGGGAGAACAACCTGAAGGACGTCACCGTCGACTTCCCGCTCGGAGTGCTGACCGCCGTGACCGGCGTGTCCGGGTCCGGGAAGTCCACGCTCGTGAACGAGATCCTCTACAAGGTCCTCGCCAACCAACTCAACCACGCCAAGCACGTCCCCGGACGTCACAAGCGGGTCAACGGGCTGGACCAGCTGGACAAGGTCGTGCACGTGGACCAGAGCCCGATCGGCCGCACCCCACGCTCCAACCCGGCCACGTACACCGGCGTGTTCGACACCATCCGGAAGCTCTTCGCGGACACGCAGGAGGCCAAGGTCCGCGGCTACCAGCCCGGACGCTTCTCCTTCAACATCAAAGGCGGCCGCTGTGAGGCGTGCTCCGGTGACGGCACCCTGAAGATCGAGATGAACTTCCTGCCGGACGTCTACGTCCCCTGCGAGGTCTGCCACGGTGCCCGGTACAACCGGGAGACCCTCGAAGTGCACTACAAGGGCAAGAACATCGCCGAGGTCCTCCAAATGCCGATCGACGAGGCGGCGGACTTCTTCTCCGCCTACACCAAGATCTCGCGCTACCTCAACACCCTGGTGGACGTCGGGCTCGGGTACGTCAAGCTGGGCCAGCCCGCCACCACCCTCTCCGGCGGCGAGGCGCAGCGCGTCAAGCTCGCGGCGGAGCTTCAGAAGCGCTCGAACGGCCGGACCATCTACGTGCTGGACGAGCCCACCACCGGCCTGCACTTCGAAGACATCCGCAAGCTGCTGGGCGTGCTGCAGTCCCTCGTGGAGAAGGGCAACACGGTGATCACGATCGAGCACAACCTGGACGTCATCAAGTCGGCCGACCACGTGATCGACCTCGGCCCCGAGGGCGGCTCCGGCGGCGGCAGCATCGTTGCCACCGGCACCCCGGAACAGGTCGCCCGGATCGGTGCCAGCCACACCGGCCAGTATCTGGAGCGAATACTGTGA
- a CDS encoding lysophospholipid acyltransferase family protein gives MATNEAVRTGIRALVKVTCRPTITGLENVPESGGFIVASNHLSFFDSVILQAVMPRMVHFFAKAEYFTQPGVKGKVMKGFFDSVGSIPVERGEMAASVAALELLVGHVEAGSGVGIYPEGTRSRDGRLYKGRTGVGWLALATGVPVVPVGLRGTERLQPPGSNRFTPHRFSLTVGQPLQFEHLGTRHPLPPRRQATAEIMDAIAALSGQERAATYNEPVSGNTSGGHAGQNPTPAQD, from the coding sequence ATGGCGACCAATGAAGCCGTGCGCACGGGGATCCGTGCCCTGGTCAAGGTCACCTGCCGACCGACCATCACCGGGCTGGAGAACGTGCCGGAGTCCGGCGGGTTCATCGTGGCCAGCAATCACCTGTCCTTCTTCGACTCCGTGATCCTGCAGGCGGTCATGCCGCGCATGGTGCACTTCTTCGCCAAGGCCGAGTACTTCACCCAGCCCGGCGTCAAGGGCAAGGTGATGAAGGGTTTCTTCGACTCCGTGGGATCGATTCCCGTCGAACGCGGTGAGATGGCCGCCTCCGTGGCTGCCCTGGAGTTGCTCGTGGGCCACGTGGAGGCCGGCTCGGGCGTCGGCATCTACCCCGAAGGCACCCGCAGCCGGGACGGTCGCCTCTATAAGGGCCGCACTGGCGTCGGCTGGCTGGCACTGGCCACGGGGGTGCCGGTGGTGCCGGTCGGTCTGCGGGGGACCGAACGCCTCCAGCCGCCCGGTTCGAACCGGTTCACGCCGCACCGCTTCTCCCTGACCGTCGGCCAGCCGCTGCAATTCGAGCATCTCGGCACCAGGCATCCTCTGCCGCCCCGGCGGCAGGCGACGGCAGAGATCATGGACGCCATCGCGGCCCTCTCGGGCCAGGAACGCGCGGCCACCTACAACGAACCGGTCTCGGGCAACACCTCCGGCGGTCACGCCGGACAGAACCCGACGCCCGCCCAGGACTGA
- the rapZ gene encoding RNase adapter RapZ, whose translation MSDGLTPVKPPTSEVLIVTGMSGAGRTTAAHALEDHGWYVVENIPPQLFITLTDLVGRSPEAIPRLALVVDVRSKELFKDIQEALGQLRAQGVDYRVLFLDASDELLVRRFESARRPHPLQGSGRIPDGIAAERLLLRELKEEAEIVVDTSTKNVHSLATTITELFTESGPIVLRLNVMSFGFKYGLPQDANFMADVRFLPNPHWVPELRPFTGRDTAVSDFVLQQEGASEFVDHYLEALVPVLDGYRRENKHYATFAIGCTGGKHRSVAVAEELGHRLSQQPRVTVNVHHRDLGRE comes from the coding sequence ATGAGCGACGGACTGACCCCGGTGAAACCACCCACCTCTGAAGTCCTCATCGTCACCGGCATGTCGGGGGCGGGACGGACCACTGCCGCCCACGCGCTGGAGGACCATGGCTGGTACGTGGTGGAGAACATCCCGCCACAGCTCTTCATCACCCTGACGGACCTGGTGGGCCGTTCCCCGGAGGCGATCCCGCGGCTGGCCCTCGTGGTGGATGTGCGGTCCAAGGAGCTCTTCAAGGACATCCAGGAGGCCCTGGGGCAGTTGCGTGCCCAGGGCGTCGACTATCGGGTGCTCTTCCTGGATGCCAGTGATGAGTTGCTGGTGCGCCGTTTCGAGTCGGCCCGCCGCCCGCACCCGCTGCAGGGTTCCGGCCGCATCCCGGACGGGATCGCCGCCGAACGCCTGCTCCTGCGGGAGCTGAAGGAAGAGGCCGAGATCGTGGTGGACACCAGCACGAAGAACGTGCACTCGCTGGCGACCACCATCACGGAGTTGTTCACCGAGTCCGGCCCCATCGTGCTGCGCCTGAACGTCATGAGTTTCGGCTTCAAGTACGGGCTCCCGCAGGACGCGAACTTCATGGCCGATGTCCGGTTCCTGCCGAACCCGCACTGGGTCCCCGAGCTGCGTCCCTTCACGGGCCGGGACACCGCGGTCTCGGATTTCGTGCTGCAGCAGGAGGGCGCCAGCGAGTTCGTGGACCACTATCTCGAGGCGCTGGTGCCCGTCCTGGACGGTTACCGCCGGGAGAACAAGCACTACGCCACCTTCGCCATCGGCTGCACGGGCGGCAAGCACCGCTCGGTGGCCGTGGCCGAGGAGTTGGGCCACCGGCTGAGTCAGCAACCGCGGGTCACGGTCAACGTGCACCACCGGGACCTGGGCCGGGAATGA
- a CDS encoding methyltransferase domain-containing protein: protein MQDFTWDPQQYTVFADRRARPFRDLTARVRATDPKVVVDLGCGPGNMTRTLAERWPGARVIGLDSSADMVASAQQMAAESGGADGLQNLEFAQVDAERWAPDAEVDVIVSNAMLQWIPDHRQLVRGWLEALKPGAWFAVQVPGNFAAPSHATIAEMSRRPEFEDALEGVVERESVYTTDEYLETLIGAGFEADIWETTYSQPLSGPDPVYDWVRGAALRPSLQRLEAADRRDGTNLQERYIEEYRRIMRASYPTYTTPEGVRLTDYPFRRIFIVGVKNDLSPSI from the coding sequence ATGCAGGACTTCACCTGGGATCCCCAGCAGTACACTGTCTTCGCCGACCGCCGGGCCCGGCCGTTCCGTGACCTCACGGCGCGGGTCCGGGCCACGGATCCGAAGGTCGTGGTGGACCTGGGCTGTGGCCCCGGCAATATGACGCGGACCCTGGCCGAGCGCTGGCCGGGCGCCCGCGTGATCGGTCTGGACTCGTCAGCGGACATGGTGGCCTCCGCCCAGCAGATGGCCGCGGAGTCGGGCGGCGCAGATGGACTGCAGAACCTGGAGTTCGCCCAGGTGGATGCCGAGCGCTGGGCGCCGGACGCCGAGGTGGACGTGATCGTGTCCAATGCCATGCTGCAGTGGATCCCGGATCATCGGCAGCTGGTACGGGGGTGGCTCGAGGCCCTGAAGCCCGGAGCCTGGTTCGCCGTGCAGGTCCCCGGCAATTTCGCCGCCCCCTCGCATGCGACCATCGCGGAGATGTCCCGCCGCCCCGAGTTCGAGGACGCCCTGGAGGGCGTGGTGGAACGGGAGTCGGTCTACACCACGGACGAGTACCTGGAGACCCTGATCGGAGCGGGCTTCGAGGCGGACATCTGGGAGACCACCTACAGCCAGCCCCTCAGCGGACCGGATCCGGTGTACGACTGGGTCCGCGGCGCAGCCCTGCGTCCCTCGCTGCAGCGGCTGGAGGCCGCCGACCGTCGTGATGGCACCAACCTCCAGGAGCGGTACATCGAGGAGTACCGGCGGATCATGCGCGCGTCCTACCCGACCTACACCACGCCCGAGGGGGTACGGCTGACGGACTACCCGTTCCGCCGCATCTTCATCGTGGGTGTGAAGAACGACCTCTCGCCCAGCATCTGA